The following are encoded in a window of Salmo trutta chromosome 27, fSalTru1.1, whole genome shotgun sequence genomic DNA:
- the LOC115164213 gene encoding G protein-coupled receptor kinase 5 isoform X3 — translation MSLCEKQPIGRLLFRLYCETRPELLRCIHLLDAMDDYELAPDEKRKSRGGEIIGKFLTKQSSECVEAAESLAEQCRENLELHPCKEIFSDCRKALHDYLRRAPFSDYQNSMYFDRFLQWKMLERQPITKDTFRQYRVLGKGGFGEVCACQVRATGKMYACKKLEKKRIKKRKGESMALNEKQILEKVNSRFVVSLAYAYETKDALCLVLTLMNGGDLKFHIYSMGTPGFEKDRVQFYAAQICCGLDHLHQESIVYRDLKPENILLDDNGHIRISDLGLAIKVPEGDPIRGRVGTVGYMAPEVINNERYGMSPDWWGLGCLIYEMTAGRSPFRARKERVKREEVEKRVQEGEEEYSDKFTEDTQAICRVLLTKDPKQRLGCTAGGSTGVKAHCFFRNINFKRLEAGIQEPSFVPDPRAVYCKDVLDIEQFSTVKGVNLDQTDNDFYFKFSTGCVSIPWQHEMIDTECFSDLNVFGPQGTRPPDLDWNTPPEPPRRSLLDRIFRRHHPEVSIANSRVSSCSVNSVDSMSNSAP, via the exons ATGAGCCTGTGTGAGAAGCAGCCCATCGGCAGACTGCTGTTCCGCCTGTACTGTGAGACCAGACCTGAATTGCTGCGATGCATCCACCTACTGGATGccatg GATGACTATGAGCTGGCGCCTGATGAGAAACGGAAAAGCAGAGGAGGTGAAATTATTGGGAAGTTCCTCACTAAACAG tcatcaGAGTGTGTGGAGGCAGCAGAGAGCCTTGCTGAGCAGTGTAGAGAGAACCTGGAGCTTCACCCCTGCAAGGAGATCTTCAGCGACTGTCGCAA GGCTCTCCATGACTACCTGAGACGAGCTCCCTTCTCTGACTACCAAAACAGCATGTATTTTGACCGTTTCCTACAGTGGAAGATGCTAGAGAG ACAGCCAATAACTAAAGACACGTTTCGGCAGTACCGAGTACTGGGGAAGGGAGGATTCGGAGAG GTGTGTGCGTGCCAGGTgcgagccacagggaagatgtaTGCCTGCAAGAAGCTGGAGAAGAAGAGAATtaagaagaggaaaggagagtccATGGCCCTTAACGAGAAACAAATACTAGAGAAGGTCAACAGCAGATTTGTT GTGAGTTTAGCATATGCCTATGAGACCAAAGATGCTCTGTGTCTGGTGCTGACCTTAATGAATGGAGGGGATCTGAAGTTCCACATCTACAGCATGGGGACTCCAGGCTTTGAGAAGGACAGGGTCCAGTTCTATGCTGCCCAGATCTGCTGCGGCCTGGACCACCTACACCAGGAATCCATCGTCTACAG gGATTTAAAACCAGAGAATATTCTATTAGATGATAATG GACACATCCGGATCTCAGATCTAGGCCTGGCCATCAAAGTGCCTGAAGGGGACCCCATACGAGGCAGagtgggaacagtgggttacatGG ctCCGGAGGTGATCAACAACGAGCGCTATGGGATGAGTCCAGATTGGTGGGGGCTGGGATGTCTCATCTACGAGATGACCGCCGGACGCTCACCCTTCCGCGCACGCAAAGAACGAGTGAAGAGGGAAGAGGTGGAGAAGAGGGtgcaggagggagaggaggagtacaGCGACAAGTTTACAGAGGACACCCAGGCCATCTGTAGAGTG ctgttGACCAAAGATCCTAAGCAGAGGCTGGGCTGTACAGCGGGGGGGTCAACAGGGGTGAAGGCTCACTGCTTCTTCAGGAACATCAACTTTAAGAGACTAGAGGCAGGCATCCAGGAGCCCTCCTTTGTACCTGAT ccccggGCGGTGTACTGTAAGGATGTGTTGGACATTGAGCAGTTCTCTACAGTCAAGGGAGTAAATCTGGACCAAACCGACAACGACTTCTACTTCAAATTCTCTACAGGCTGCGTGTCCATCCCATGGCAGCACGAG atgatAGACACAGAGTGTTTCAGTGATCTGAATGTGTTCGGGCCCCAGGGGACCAGACCCCCAGATCTGGACTGGAACACGCCCCCCGAGCCTCCCCGACGCAGCCTGCTGGACAGGATCTTCAGGAGACac cACCCCGAGGTTTCCATCGCCAACAGTCGCGTGTCTTCCTGCAGTGTGAACTCAGTGGACTCCATGTCAAACTCTGCCCCCTAG
- the LOC115164213 gene encoding G protein-coupled receptor kinase 5 isoform X1, with protein MELENIVANTVLLKAREAKSKFSSKRGKWKTSFYWHRGGGGKRKGRSKKWKEILRFPHISQCTELGNSIDRDYMSLCEKQPIGRLLFRLYCETRPELLRCIHLLDAMDDYELAPDEKRKSRGGEIIGKFLTKQSSECVEAAESLAEQCRENLELHPCKEIFSDCRKALHDYLRRAPFSDYQNSMYFDRFLQWKMLERQPITKDTFRQYRVLGKGGFGEVCACQVRATGKMYACKKLEKKRIKKRKGESMALNEKQILEKVNSRFVVSLAYAYETKDALCLVLTLMNGGDLKFHIYSMGTPGFEKDRVQFYAAQICCGLDHLHQESIVYRDLKPENILLDDNGHIRISDLGLAIKVPEGDPIRGRVGTVGYMAPEVINNERYGMSPDWWGLGCLIYEMTAGRSPFRARKERVKREEVEKRVQEGEEEYSDKFTEDTQAICRVLLTKDPKQRLGCTAGGSTGVKAHCFFRNINFKRLEAGIQEPSFVPDPRAVYCKDVLDIEQFSTVKGVNLDQTDNDFYFKFSTGCVSIPWQHEMIDTECFSDLNVFGPQGTRPPDLDWNTPPEPPRRSLLDRIFRRHHPEVSIANSRVSSCSVNSVDSMSNSAP; from the exons gtggaggagggaagaggaaagGGAGGAGTAAGAAATGGAAGGAGATCCTTCGCTTCCCCCACATCAGCCAGTGCACTGAGCTGGGCAACAGCATCG ATCGGGACTACATGAGCCTGTGTGAGAAGCAGCCCATCGGCAGACTGCTGTTCCGCCTGTACTGTGAGACCAGACCTGAATTGCTGCGATGCATCCACCTACTGGATGccatg GATGACTATGAGCTGGCGCCTGATGAGAAACGGAAAAGCAGAGGAGGTGAAATTATTGGGAAGTTCCTCACTAAACAG tcatcaGAGTGTGTGGAGGCAGCAGAGAGCCTTGCTGAGCAGTGTAGAGAGAACCTGGAGCTTCACCCCTGCAAGGAGATCTTCAGCGACTGTCGCAA GGCTCTCCATGACTACCTGAGACGAGCTCCCTTCTCTGACTACCAAAACAGCATGTATTTTGACCGTTTCCTACAGTGGAAGATGCTAGAGAG ACAGCCAATAACTAAAGACACGTTTCGGCAGTACCGAGTACTGGGGAAGGGAGGATTCGGAGAG GTGTGTGCGTGCCAGGTgcgagccacagggaagatgtaTGCCTGCAAGAAGCTGGAGAAGAAGAGAATtaagaagaggaaaggagagtccATGGCCCTTAACGAGAAACAAATACTAGAGAAGGTCAACAGCAGATTTGTT GTGAGTTTAGCATATGCCTATGAGACCAAAGATGCTCTGTGTCTGGTGCTGACCTTAATGAATGGAGGGGATCTGAAGTTCCACATCTACAGCATGGGGACTCCAGGCTTTGAGAAGGACAGGGTCCAGTTCTATGCTGCCCAGATCTGCTGCGGCCTGGACCACCTACACCAGGAATCCATCGTCTACAG gGATTTAAAACCAGAGAATATTCTATTAGATGATAATG GACACATCCGGATCTCAGATCTAGGCCTGGCCATCAAAGTGCCTGAAGGGGACCCCATACGAGGCAGagtgggaacagtgggttacatGG ctCCGGAGGTGATCAACAACGAGCGCTATGGGATGAGTCCAGATTGGTGGGGGCTGGGATGTCTCATCTACGAGATGACCGCCGGACGCTCACCCTTCCGCGCACGCAAAGAACGAGTGAAGAGGGAAGAGGTGGAGAAGAGGGtgcaggagggagaggaggagtacaGCGACAAGTTTACAGAGGACACCCAGGCCATCTGTAGAGTG ctgttGACCAAAGATCCTAAGCAGAGGCTGGGCTGTACAGCGGGGGGGTCAACAGGGGTGAAGGCTCACTGCTTCTTCAGGAACATCAACTTTAAGAGACTAGAGGCAGGCATCCAGGAGCCCTCCTTTGTACCTGAT ccccggGCGGTGTACTGTAAGGATGTGTTGGACATTGAGCAGTTCTCTACAGTCAAGGGAGTAAATCTGGACCAAACCGACAACGACTTCTACTTCAAATTCTCTACAGGCTGCGTGTCCATCCCATGGCAGCACGAG atgatAGACACAGAGTGTTTCAGTGATCTGAATGTGTTCGGGCCCCAGGGGACCAGACCCCCAGATCTGGACTGGAACACGCCCCCCGAGCCTCCCCGACGCAGCCTGCTGGACAGGATCTTCAGGAGACac cACCCCGAGGTTTCCATCGCCAACAGTCGCGTGTCTTCCTGCAGTGTGAACTCAGTGGACTCCATGTCAAACTCTGCCCCCTAG
- the LOC115164213 gene encoding G protein-coupled receptor kinase 5 isoform X2: protein MELENIVANTVLLKAREGGGGKRKGRSKKWKEILRFPHISQCTELGNSIDRDYMSLCEKQPIGRLLFRLYCETRPELLRCIHLLDAMDDYELAPDEKRKSRGGEIIGKFLTKQSSECVEAAESLAEQCRENLELHPCKEIFSDCRKALHDYLRRAPFSDYQNSMYFDRFLQWKMLERQPITKDTFRQYRVLGKGGFGEVCACQVRATGKMYACKKLEKKRIKKRKGESMALNEKQILEKVNSRFVVSLAYAYETKDALCLVLTLMNGGDLKFHIYSMGTPGFEKDRVQFYAAQICCGLDHLHQESIVYRDLKPENILLDDNGHIRISDLGLAIKVPEGDPIRGRVGTVGYMAPEVINNERYGMSPDWWGLGCLIYEMTAGRSPFRARKERVKREEVEKRVQEGEEEYSDKFTEDTQAICRVLLTKDPKQRLGCTAGGSTGVKAHCFFRNINFKRLEAGIQEPSFVPDPRAVYCKDVLDIEQFSTVKGVNLDQTDNDFYFKFSTGCVSIPWQHEMIDTECFSDLNVFGPQGTRPPDLDWNTPPEPPRRSLLDRIFRRHHPEVSIANSRVSSCSVNSVDSMSNSAP, encoded by the exons gtggaggagggaagaggaaagGGAGGAGTAAGAAATGGAAGGAGATCCTTCGCTTCCCCCACATCAGCCAGTGCACTGAGCTGGGCAACAGCATCG ATCGGGACTACATGAGCCTGTGTGAGAAGCAGCCCATCGGCAGACTGCTGTTCCGCCTGTACTGTGAGACCAGACCTGAATTGCTGCGATGCATCCACCTACTGGATGccatg GATGACTATGAGCTGGCGCCTGATGAGAAACGGAAAAGCAGAGGAGGTGAAATTATTGGGAAGTTCCTCACTAAACAG tcatcaGAGTGTGTGGAGGCAGCAGAGAGCCTTGCTGAGCAGTGTAGAGAGAACCTGGAGCTTCACCCCTGCAAGGAGATCTTCAGCGACTGTCGCAA GGCTCTCCATGACTACCTGAGACGAGCTCCCTTCTCTGACTACCAAAACAGCATGTATTTTGACCGTTTCCTACAGTGGAAGATGCTAGAGAG ACAGCCAATAACTAAAGACACGTTTCGGCAGTACCGAGTACTGGGGAAGGGAGGATTCGGAGAG GTGTGTGCGTGCCAGGTgcgagccacagggaagatgtaTGCCTGCAAGAAGCTGGAGAAGAAGAGAATtaagaagaggaaaggagagtccATGGCCCTTAACGAGAAACAAATACTAGAGAAGGTCAACAGCAGATTTGTT GTGAGTTTAGCATATGCCTATGAGACCAAAGATGCTCTGTGTCTGGTGCTGACCTTAATGAATGGAGGGGATCTGAAGTTCCACATCTACAGCATGGGGACTCCAGGCTTTGAGAAGGACAGGGTCCAGTTCTATGCTGCCCAGATCTGCTGCGGCCTGGACCACCTACACCAGGAATCCATCGTCTACAG gGATTTAAAACCAGAGAATATTCTATTAGATGATAATG GACACATCCGGATCTCAGATCTAGGCCTGGCCATCAAAGTGCCTGAAGGGGACCCCATACGAGGCAGagtgggaacagtgggttacatGG ctCCGGAGGTGATCAACAACGAGCGCTATGGGATGAGTCCAGATTGGTGGGGGCTGGGATGTCTCATCTACGAGATGACCGCCGGACGCTCACCCTTCCGCGCACGCAAAGAACGAGTGAAGAGGGAAGAGGTGGAGAAGAGGGtgcaggagggagaggaggagtacaGCGACAAGTTTACAGAGGACACCCAGGCCATCTGTAGAGTG ctgttGACCAAAGATCCTAAGCAGAGGCTGGGCTGTACAGCGGGGGGGTCAACAGGGGTGAAGGCTCACTGCTTCTTCAGGAACATCAACTTTAAGAGACTAGAGGCAGGCATCCAGGAGCCCTCCTTTGTACCTGAT ccccggGCGGTGTACTGTAAGGATGTGTTGGACATTGAGCAGTTCTCTACAGTCAAGGGAGTAAATCTGGACCAAACCGACAACGACTTCTACTTCAAATTCTCTACAGGCTGCGTGTCCATCCCATGGCAGCACGAG atgatAGACACAGAGTGTTTCAGTGATCTGAATGTGTTCGGGCCCCAGGGGACCAGACCCCCAGATCTGGACTGGAACACGCCCCCCGAGCCTCCCCGACGCAGCCTGCTGGACAGGATCTTCAGGAGACac cACCCCGAGGTTTCCATCGCCAACAGTCGCGTGTCTTCCTGCAGTGTGAACTCAGTGGACTCCATGTCAAACTCTGCCCCCTAG